The Eggerthella guodeyinii sequence CCCGTTCTTGCTGGTGGACATCAACGGACGCCGCTTCACGAACGAGGACATCCCGGGCCAATCGTTCTCCGACCTGGCCGAAGAGCAGCCCCAGACGGTGTTCTGGCAAATCGCGGATGCGAAGTACCCCGAGCAGCTGAAATGGTCGTCGCCGACGCACGGCGCGCAGATGAGCTTCTCGGGCGACATCGACGCCTGGAACGCGGCCATCGAGACGGGCGACAAGGCAACCATCGAGGCCATGCTGACCGAGCAGGGCGTGAACATGCAGTACGCGTGGACCGTCGAGGAACTGGCCGAGGGCATCCACGTGGATGCGGCAACCCTGCAGGAGACGCTCGATCGCTACAACGGCTTCGCGCATGACGGCTACGATGCCGACTTCGGCAAGCAGGCCAAGCGCCTGTGGCCGGTGGAGACGCCGCCGTACTTCTACAGCTCGAGCGGGCAGTGGGCGTTCATGCTGACCATGGGCGGCCTGAAGGGCACCGAGAAGGCCGAGGCCATCGACGCGTGGGGCAATCCCATCCCCGGCCTGTGGATGGCGGGCAACGTGCAGGGCATGCGCTTCGCGATCGACTATCCCACCATCGTGTGCGGCCTGTCGCATTCGCTGTGCCTGACGTTCGGGCGCGTGGCCGGCGAGCAGGCGGCCGCGGCCGATTCCAGCGTGACGGAGCACGAGTCGGTGTACGCCGCCTGGAAGGAAGCGAATCCCGAAGGCGACGCGGCGGGCGGCGCGGCACCGGCGGGTGGCGGCGCTCCTGCGGGCGGCGACGCCCCGGCGCAGGGGTAGCATGACGCTGAAAGCACGACTGCGTTCACGCGGGGCCGCCGAGGGGCGGCCCCGTTCGTGCGCCCTCTTCTGCTATACTCACGGGCAGGTGATGAGGGATGAACTGACCTCGTCGAACGTACGGGCAGCTCGCTGGCGGGGGAGCGTTGTGGACGCGTTGTCGATGATCAAAGAGCGGTGGTTCTTGCGGGCGGCCTTCGGCCTGGCCGCGTGCCTCGTGCTGTTCGGTGAGGGCGCCAGCATCAGCGACCGCGTGTCCGTCGACACGTTCGCCATCATGACGGGCGCCGACCCGCTGACCGGCGGCATCACCATCATGGCGGCGTTCCTGCTGGCTGCCGTGTTCGCCGCGCTCGTGCAACGCTGCATCGAGACGACCGCTTTCCTGGCCGTCGACGCCCTCGTGAACGTGGTCGGCTGCGTGCTGCTGTTCTCGGAGGTGCTGAACCTGGGCTTGGGCGCGTTCGCAGCGCGCATCGGCGGCCTCGTGGTGGGCTTCGGGGCGGCGCTCTTACTGGTGCGGTGGGCCGACCTGCTGATCCCCCGCGGCGCGAAGGCCTCGTCGCTGTGCCTGGCGGCGGCGATGCTGTTCGTGGTGGCGTTCGACCTGCTGTCGAAGGTGCTGGTGGACGTGGGGCTGGTGGGGGCCGTGCTGCTGCTGTGCGCGGCATCGCCGGCGCTGCTGGTGCTCGCCGCGCGCGAGGCGCAGGTCGAGCGCGCGGAGCGGACGATCGAGGAGTATCGCGGCGTGGTACCCGTGTGGCTGTCGTTCGCGACGATCGCGCTGTACGCCGTGGTCATGGGCGGCATCCAGGTGGGCGGGTCGGGCTCGGTGGAGCAGGCGGCCGGCGTGGTGGTGAACGCCGCGTCATCGAGCCTCGCGGTGGATGCGGGCATGGCCGTCGCGTCGCTCGTCATCGTGCTGGGCGCGCGTTTTCTGCGCGGCAACAACATGGGGTTCTACCGATCCACCATCCTGGCGCTGCTGTCGGTGTCGCTGTACCTGTCGGCGGTGCTCTCGTCTGCGTGGTCATCGATGAACATCGGCCTCATGACGGTGTCGCGCGTGCTCATCTTCGCGTACGTGTGGACGATGTTCTCGACGCCGGCGAAGACTATGTCGCCCGTGCGCCTGTTCTCGGTCGGGTGGCTGCTGTTCCTCGTGCCGAACAACCTCTCGACCCGCCTCGGGCAGGCGGTGGTGGGGACGGACATGCCCCTGCTGGCGTACGACCTCATGCTGGCCGTCATCCTGCTGGCGCTGTTTGTGTTCGAGTTCACGCCCATCCTTACAGGACGCTCGGTGGAGGACGCGTGCGCGGGCGATTCCTCCGACGCGGGCGAGGACGCGTTCGCCGCGCGCATCGCGCAGCTGGTGGAGCGGGGCGGCCTCACGCCGCGCGAGCAGGATGTGCTGGTGGCGCTTGCGCGCGGGCGGTCGGCGCAGCGCATCGCCGAC is a genomic window containing:
- a CDS encoding response regulator transcription factor — protein: MDALSMIKERWFLRAAFGLAACLVLFGEGASISDRVSVDTFAIMTGADPLTGGITIMAAFLLAAVFAALVQRCIETTAFLAVDALVNVVGCVLLFSEVLNLGLGAFAARIGGLVVGFGAALLLVRWADLLIPRGAKASSLCLAAAMLFVVAFDLLSKVLVDVGLVGAVLLLCAASPALLVLAAREAQVERAERTIEEYRGVVPVWLSFATIALYAVVMGGIQVGGSGSVEQAAGVVVNAASSSLAVDAGMAVASLVIVLGARFLRGNNMGFYRSTILALLSVSLYLSAVLSSAWSSMNIGLMTVSRVLIFAYVWTMFSTPAKTMSPVRLFSVGWLLFLVPNNLSTRLGQAVVGTDMPLLAYDLMLAVILLALFVFEFTPILTGRSVEDACAGDSSDAGEDAFAARIAQLVERGGLTPREQDVLVALARGRSAQRIADTFVVSKETARTHIRHVYQKLDVHSREELMDLVEEGMPAA